In Deinococcus psychrotolerans, a genomic segment contains:
- a CDS encoding VOC family protein translates to MRITELELACRDPDSQRRFYVGGLGLPLLDSTATSFTVQVGHTRLNFQQRPEMQGAYHFAFNIPENQLAAAKHWIQERATLLQEDGNDEFSANPDWNAQMFYFCDADGNVLECIARHRLTNTSDQAFGPESLLSVSEIGYAVEDVAQSAAGLQQQLGLDVFGTASNAFTPLGDDEGLLIVVKLGRAWFPTRQAAQRLPVTLTLQTRSSSSAQRIDLF, encoded by the coding sequence GTGAGGATCACCGAGCTTGAACTCGCCTGCCGTGACCCTGACAGCCAGCGGCGTTTTTATGTCGGGGGACTCGGCTTGCCACTGCTGGACAGCACCGCTACTTCGTTCACGGTTCAAGTCGGTCACACCCGCCTGAACTTTCAGCAGCGGCCTGAGATGCAGGGGGCGTATCACTTCGCTTTCAACATTCCTGAAAACCAGTTGGCAGCGGCTAAACATTGGATTCAGGAGCGGGCGACATTGCTGCAAGAAGATGGCAACGATGAATTTAGCGCCAACCCTGATTGGAACGCCCAGATGTTCTACTTCTGTGACGCGGACGGCAACGTTTTGGAGTGCATCGCCCGTCACCGCCTCACCAATACTTCAGATCAGGCGTTCGGCCCAGAGAGTTTGCTGAGTGTCAGCGAGATCGGATATGCGGTGGAAGATGTGGCGCAAAGCGCGGCAGGCCTTCAGCAGCAACTGGGGCTGGACGTGTTCGGCACAGCCTCGAACGCCTTCACGCCGCTGGGAGACGACGAGGGCTTGCTGATCGTCGTCAAACTCGGAAGGGCCTGGTTCCCGACTCGGCAGGCAGCGCAGCGTCTACCCGTGACGCTCACGCTTCAAACCCGTTCATCTAGCTCGGCACAGCGCATAGATTTGTTCTGA
- a CDS encoding response regulator transcription factor, which translates to MIRILLAEDQALVLGALSALLSLEDDLNVVGGAANGEQALELALSLKPDVLVTDIEMPRMSGLDLAAKVREALPSTRVIIVTTFARSGYLRRALDVGARGYLLKDAPAAELADAIRRVFAGGRAIDPTLAEGAWEAESPLTERERQVLAAAESGASTAAMAQMLKLSEGTVRNYLSEAIGKLGAGGRVEAAKAAREKGWL; encoded by the coding sequence ATGATTCGTATTCTGCTGGCCGAAGATCAGGCGCTGGTGCTGGGCGCACTCTCGGCCCTATTATCGCTGGAAGATGACCTGAACGTGGTGGGCGGCGCGGCTAACGGCGAGCAAGCGCTGGAACTGGCCCTTTCACTCAAGCCGGATGTGCTGGTCACCGACATCGAAATGCCCCGGATGAGCGGCTTAGATTTGGCCGCCAAGGTGCGTGAGGCTCTGCCCAGTACCCGCGTCATCATCGTGACCACCTTTGCCCGCAGCGGTTACCTGCGCCGCGCCCTGGACGTGGGCGCACGCGGCTACCTGCTCAAAGACGCGCCCGCCGCCGAGCTTGCCGACGCCATTCGCCGGGTTTTTGCGGGTGGGCGGGCGATTGATCCTACGCTGGCCGAGGGAGCCTGGGAAGCCGAGTCGCCGCTGACCGAGCGCGAGCGGCAAGTCTTGGCCGCCGCTGAAAGTGGGGCCAGCACCGCCGCAATGGCCCAGATGCTCAAGCTCTCGGAGGGCACGGTCAGGAATTATCTGTCGGAAGCGATTGGCAAGCTGGGCGCGGGGGGCCGGGTAGAAGCAGCGAAGGCCGCGCGGGAGAAGGGCTGGCTGTGA